The DNA region gTGATGTTAGCAACCCAGTACCTCAAAGTACAACACTGGATAAACATTCCAATACACTTTTCAAAATCAACGACTGCACTAGCTTTAAAGGGTCTATGTGTGCACCTTATCTTTCAGCTTGTTATTTTTTGGAGTAAGGGGCATTTAAATATCTTATTCCTTTTACATAATGATGGCCAGGACCACAGTGAACTATAGATAAAGCCACTGAAAGACAGGGATGGACTAAGTCTGCTTCCTCACTCTAAAAATTAACAGATTTTAATCTGGACTATGAAAGGTATCACTCCATTCAGATAACTACACTCAATgcttcttagaaagagaaagattgagcagggcagtggggtacacatctttaatcccagcactcaggaggcagagggaagtgaatctctgagtttgaggctagcctggtcttcagagcgagttacagaacagccaggactatacaaagaaaccctgtctcacaaaacaaaataaaatgaagtcttGTAATATCATGATGCATTGTGTAAAGAATTATATCTTATGTAAAGAAATCAGAATAACAATTATTCCTCACAATTCCTTTCTATGAGCCTTCCCAAAATATCACATATGGCTTTGCAAGACATTATCATGTCTCAGTAAGTAAAATATAACTCAGGATAATTCCCACAAGGGTCGGGTGGGAATTGGAGGTTTTTCTTCCATTAAGCATTGTGTAAAGTAGCTACATTTTTTTCAGGGATAGTGTACTAAAATGGATTACTTTCACTCCcttagttctctctttctccaagtGCATTGTTGAATTAAAAGGGCAGGTTCTGCAGCCCCGCCAACCTGACACCATGTGGCTAATTTTGAGCTGAGGTGGAATGGCTGAAGTGGGATCTACTGATCCAGATGTCACAGTGCAGCTTTGATGTTCAGTCTCCATTGAACCTAGAAAACTTCCCCAAATTTTCCTGAGTGACCTGTGGCCTGTGCAGCACCTTCTCAACAGTGTACACACCTGAGAAGAGATAAGTAATCTAAGAAGCATTAAGGGTGAATGAGCAAAACCAAGGTTGTGAAACAATGTGTTCTTCTCTTTAACTACAAATAATTTACAACAGCCTCTATGTTTTCAAATTATTAACCAATGCAGTTGATTTAAAAACACCATAAAAATTTAGATAATCTCCTTGAAAAATAATCACCTAGAGAATTATAGTGTAGTCCACAATTTCACTTAGTGGCCATTTTATCCCAGGAAAATAAACTTATACTCACACAAAAACTGCAATATGACTGTGTACAGCAGCTTTAGCTATGACATGAAAACCTAGAAACAACTATTAAGTCACAACCATAAAAGGTTAAATTGTAGAGGTGgttaaaacaaacagacacacacagacacacacacacacacacacacacacacacaccctgaagcTTCATAAAACATGCTGATCCCAAAGGTTACCTGCCATGCTTAGGTAACATTCATAGGCTTAGGGGGCAGACTAAAGGTTGCTGCAGCtgtgggaaggggagaaggaggcagaagcctGGTCACAAAGGGGCAAGATGAGGTCTTTGTAGTGATGGAAATGTTCCTATCTTGATTTTCAACATCAATATCTAGACTGTGACATTAAATACACtgcaaaataaatattacttttggGGAAAACTGTGGAAAGGGTTCAAggacatttatattattttgtacaACTTCCTTTGAacctataattatttcaaaatataaagtttaaCTAAGATAAAATTAAGAAGGGGCCCCAGGTGTTGGTGGCACAGACTTTAGTTCTAGCACTTAAGAGAccaaggcaggcagatgtctgggtttgaggccagactattctacatagaaagttccagaacagctaggactatacagaaaagcaaaacaaaacaaaaaaatgataacaaaaacaacacacacatacacacagagagagagagagagagaagtggggaggacggggatgggggaggagagagggaaagatggggagagaggaagagagagagagaacaaaaaacccaagaaaggaaacattttagtTACTGGTTTTGCTTTGTTATACTGAGATCTAAGCTTCAGAAATTACCCCAGGGTTTGGAGTCTTTGTAACACCTATGGAGGTGGAAGAAGTACAAATGGGGCCACTCAGACAAAACCCATAGCAATTTCTGCACCTGTGAGCATCTCTGACTATCCTGGTTCCTGGTCTAGGAGTATCTCTAGGAAGACACACCTTTCAGGTTCCTGCCACTAGACTGGAGGCACCCTCTGTAGACTAATTCTGATGCTACCAAGGCTGCCATGATGACGAATTCCCAGCTGGCAAGGAAGTAGGTTATAGCTACCCAAAAGGAGAAGGGATACCAACCTTCTTTACATAAATCTGATGTTCCCGCACACAGCGAAGGCTTTGCCAGGAGAGGTCATTTTCTTCCAGAGTCTGAACTGCACTGATAGATATGTTCAGGAAGAAATGTTCTATTGGGAGGCTGTAATGTAGAGAATCAAAAAGTATATGTGGATGCCTGTCACCTTTTTTCTCCTATAAGTATAATAGAGGCAGGTTAGAAAGTGATTTTAGGCCTACCTAATGATATCTGATTGCTACAAGAATCATGAAAGCAAAAGAATTTTTAGAACTCTTTTTAATCATCAATATTCATTCAatcaaataaagacattttattttagaaaaaagaattaacacataaaatttatttcattttttctattctttgattAGAGCAGCAAATTTTCAACAATGCATTGTAATATTAAGCATTTTCAATAAAGCTAGTGATATAGAAGCACCTCACCTTTGCAGTGACTATGGATTGACACTGGGAGAATACTGTAGTCCACAGACAGTTACCTCCAAACACGACGCCAGCATCGCCCGAGGGCCAATGAGCTCTGTGTCCTTCGCATTTAGATGGAGAGAGATCTCAGGAAACCCAGGGGCAGTCGGTGAGTCTAAAATCAGTGGTTATTTGTCATGATCGCTGTCAGTCCTTAATATCTTGTATGTTACTGGTTGCAACTTCACTTGGCCATGTTGCTTCATGTTTGGGAGAAGACACACTACTAATCAAGTGTGGACACCAAGGGAACATGCTACCCGTGGAAGCATTTTCATAACTTGGCAATGGGGTGAAGTGTTCTCTCTCACTGCTTCTTTAACATGTTTTCAGTAACAAAAATATCATCCCGGGCAAGTGCAATACAGCCTTTGTAAGCAGTAGGCTACAGTCTGTATAAGGGATTGGACCTCCCCTAGAAGGGGTGGTATAATTCTGCAAGTGGCGGAGGTCATATGGAAAACAGaattatatgctatatatatgctaCAATTTGTTCCTATATTCAATTATCATGGAAAGTCAGGTGAAACATAGTAAAGTGAATTCTGGTGAAAAAATTAAGTAGATTGGTATGAACCATGTCAGAGAAAACTGTCTGTCTTAATAGATACAAATAAGAAAGATTCTGAAGGCAGGggtctttcttcctttataactTTTAACTATGTAATCACATGAATAATtgtaaaacaaaactgttttctgCAAAAAGTTTTCCCCTAAAGGAGGACTggggcaagatttttttttttaaggaatgaaaagaaatagagacaAGTATAATACTCAAGGGAAGAATTTTCTCCAAAAAGCCTTTACTTTTAACTACTTAAGTTTACAAAGATGATTCTACATGTACTGTAAGATGAAGAGATACAAATTTAGTGAAGGGATGCAAGGTACTATTATAATGCTTTACTTTACCCCAGATAAACTAAACAACAACATAGACAGTTTTGCTTAACACAGATTGGTCTAATGAaagatacattatttaaaaatctatggaAGAAAAACTACTGTATTTGTTTTCCCTTAAAAGATATAATTCTACATTTATTAGACTTACTTAAAAACTATCAATCAATATAACTGGCTGAAGATTCTAGGCTACTTGCTCCGGTGGTCCTTCCCTCCcgtttctttattttaaattcccTGTGGTGGGGAGGTGACTGGTGTGAGATGAACCCTTGGAGGCAGGACGCCACAGCTACAGCCTTTCACAACACACCCACTTCACTGCAGAATACAACAAAGACAAGAAACAGAGGCCACCCATACCACACCTTAGGCAATTCTTAGGGAAACTGTGAAACAATAGTTCTCTGCTCTCAAGCTCATCTTTAGATATTAGttgcattttcaatttttttctccacATTTCCAGTGTCTTATCATCAGGGGGCAAGCACAGTCGGCAAAGTTCCCTTAAATCAACtagttttttaatttctaaaaggaTTTTACATATTGATTTTATGACTTAGCATAAATTGAGTTAGGTTCCCATGAAATATCATTGTGTTATCGTTTATGAATATGTCTTTTCCTGGTAAATGTCACTAGCCTGATTCACCACACTTTCTCCTTACCAGTAAGACATGGGGATACGAGTCAGACTAGAATCTTTATATACTCAGATGTATAAACACACAAGTATCTATTTCTTGTTCAAAAGATTTTATGTATTGAGATCTCAGTCCATAAAAAGTTGCGGATTACATGTAAGAAGGGAACAAAATCTGATGAAAATCTGCAGTGATGTCTAAAACCCAGCACTCGGGATTAATCTTCACTTACAGAGAAAGGGATCTGGTGTCAAGACAGAGGTGGCCTGCCATAAAACACCACACATTAACTACTACAATAACCACgtaaaatatcttaataaaacCCAGTATCATCTATAGATGGCTGTGcgtatgttttcattttagtgtGGAAACTGTAAAAATATTAGGCCAGTTCAAGATAACATCAAACAAACCCAGTAAGTCTGTGCCTAAAAAGAACACTTCAAAATAAGACTTGAGGAGACCCTTAAATCCAAGGGCCTGGCGTTGAGACTCCAGGCCTCACAGGCAACACCATCGTTCCTGGTGGGGTGCTTAGAAAATCTGTATTTCCCTAGCTAGCTGCGAGGAATGAAAAGCTTCTTACAAGCAGCTAAAAAGAAAGTCTTTACCAGGCCCCTTGAAAAAGCTCATTTTCACATTACTCAAGCTTCATTATGCTAAATCAATATTCGTTTAGTCACTGGGGTTattgacatattttaaaataaaagtataccCTTCAGCTACTGCACTCATTACAGGTAATTTGTCTTGTCAGAGAGCAGGGAATATTATCTTAGTCTTCCAGGGGCTGACAGCCCATGGAAATACCTCCCTATGGTTACAActgtaaataattttaaggtaaaatattgaaaaatcaaTGACTGTTTCCTGCAATCTGTCACAAACAAATCAATCATAATCTGTACTGCCATCAAGTATGATTTGAAGGAGATGGGAGCAGATGTAATTCTTGGCTGGGGTCTCTCATTTCAAAATCACTTCACATAATGGTCTCATCATTTAAAGACTTAACAGTCAGTGCAACTGCCACTGGAACATCCAGTTGGACAAAaccacaaggaggaggaggagaaaatgccATCAGTATTATGTtaacaaacatttaatttaaatggTTGGTGCATTAGTAAATTTCTGCTGTGAGTAGTTTTACCTGCTCCTTTCACAGCTTGAAATTAATCAAGGCTGCATTTCCATGTCCTGATGGGTGGGGAATCCTTGCAGCCCAGGACTCCAAGTATACTCTAAAACACTTGTgccttttagtttaaaaaaaaaaaattatagagaatAAGATCTGGAATTAACAAGACACATGGGTTCCAGCATATTCTAAAATTCTATCCCTATAACAATGGCAAAAAATAGTGTCAGACAAGTCAAGACGATACTCCtatgatctgaaaaaaaaataagtagaaaggTCTCAGATGCCCAAATGTTGAATTATACATTTTCCTTCTATTAATAAACACAGTTCAACTTTGTAATGTTGTAACGTTCTAAATTACCAGTAAGACCTTGTCCGCTGGAAAACACCCTGCATCTGGCAGGACGCAAGCTGCACCGTCAACTGCTGTGTTAAAGCAGGAGTACCAACCTGACCATGCCAGGTGTGAGGTTGGTCATGGTCACAATTCTGATTCCTGTGCCAATGTAAACTGCCTCCAGATAAGTGCTCTGCTATGGGCATTTTCTGACTACACTGTAATGGCTACCCAGCTGCTGACACCCTGTGAATGGACatggagaaaagaatttaaaactaatactcctccctctgtcccaggcCTCCCTCAAACAACACTGGACTTACAGACTACCCACAGTTTTCTTCTGAAGGTTTGTGATTATAAATGTGCTCTTGTACCTTTAACGGAAGAAATCAATTTGAGCTACCACATTCTTACCATTTTCCTAATTATATAATTAGACACCATGAagcccttttctgttttattaatgtCCCTTACTAGATATAGGTCAGGAGGTAAAAATTTGTAATGACAGGGAAAATGTTgcctttcttaaaaagaaaaacaaacagatataAATACTATTAAACGATTGAGGTCTATGTCAACATTCCCAGACAAAGTAATTGATCTTGTAAATGGACTGATTTATAACTGAACCTTCTTGGTCAACATGGTAACACACGGCCAGAAGACAGGGCCTCTCCTGAAGATGCAGTTGGAGCCCAATGTTGTTTTTCAGGAATCTTAGATTTCAATGCCAGCAGTAGGTTTCAAGACAAAAATGCACATGGGTAAATTATCAGAGATGCCATCCAGAATGTAGCAGAGCCTTTTACTCTGTGTGAGCCCCAGCAACAGCTGCAGAGAACGTAGTAGCTAACTTAGTATAGTGGGAAGGGAAAAGATGGGCCTGGCCAGGGCCAATAGAAAGCCAATAGAGCTCAGCCTGAAACCTGGGAAAGAAACCACGGCCAGCTTGCCCCAGTCAGGCTGTTGCTGGGGTCTTTATATCCCAGGGCCTACCCTTGTGCTAGGCTGGGCTGCTGGTGGTCAGCCACCCTGGAGAATCCATCCCTAAGTTAATGCaacaaaggaagaggaggaaaatgaggtTGGGTGGACAACAGGCTGGATGCATGTCTGCCCCAAACTGAAATGTCATCTGCTAGAGCTGTGCAGGATGCCGTCACAGATCTAATTCGCAGAAAGAAGCTATTTTAAGGGCACTGAGTAGGCCGAAATGCTATTTCTCAGCTAACACAGTCCATGGCCCTGGAAGAAGCAGGCACAGAAAGttagcaggaaaaaaagaaaaggatggttCCCATAgctcaaaatgaaagaaactcGGTCTACTGGACAGAGTTCTCATGTATGATAAGGTTCAGGATTACAGACAAAAGTGCTCTTGACAAGAGATAATATTACCTCACTGTCTTCTGAAGCACCTCCTTCCACCAGGCAGTCAGGGATTCCTTTACCAACTGTGATTCTTAAAGAGAAAACGGCCACAGTTAGCTTCATCTCTCTCACCACTTCCTTCCTTCATAGAATTACAACTTAATTACTAATACCTCAATTGATTTTATTCCTGGATGATGCATTTCCTAAAAAGCATACTCCTTAGCTATGTCCACTAGAGAACATTTAGTACAACCTTCTCAATTCATCAGCCTTAACCTATTACTACAAAAAGGATAGCTCTTGATATGCTCAACAGTGTCTCCCGCTGTCCCCGCCCCACATATCTACTTCATAAGAGGAAGAGTCAGAAGTATCTAAATACCTTTAATAAAACCTGACTCTTAACTGTAAACCCAGCTCACAACAGAGGTGAAACTTGATAGACCCGAATACATAtccatatctatgtatataccaATAATGATCcttaggagaaaaaaagaaaaccaaacctcaATCCTCTTACGTTTAAATTCAACAACTCTATCATGatttaaaagcaaaagagaacCCTGGGCTTAAAGGTAGACAACGAGGAGTCTGATTTCTGCCTGCCTAACATTTTCTTTACGTTTGTGCTATACTTCTAGCTTGCTAGAATGCTTTAGCCCAGAGTTCTATAGGTTCCAATAGGTACCGGGAACACAAGTCTATTATTTACAAACAATTAAATAGCATTTCACACAACAAGACCAAGACCACACTAATGCTGATAACAACAATTTACAGAAAAGCATTTGTTTTAGCAAAGGCTAGATTAACTAGTCTGCCTTCAGTAAAATtagctttttttggggggggaggggtagaATTAGCTACCAACTTTATTGCTAATAAATGTTGCAATACAGTAGGTCCAGTTCTTTGCTCTATTCCTTAGAAAGCACAAATATTCTGCAAAGTAATTCTTTCTCAACCACCTATAACTAACAATCCTAATTTGAATAACAATGAAAAGCTTTGCATATACCTGCATACTTTCTATCATTAAGAGCGGCATACTTATGCCTAAAGTTATTCTTAAAAGAACCagatcattaaaataatttcaaaacatgATTTGTTTTAACTCTATTACTTCCTTTAAATAGTAATTTAATTTCTAATAAATATCACAACCTTGGTCTTgattttaattgtaaaaaatatgtttataaatttcACCATCCAATGATATCATTCAAATAAattattcaatgcaatcccaagaCAAATGATAAATTATTCAGTCACTCCACAAAttgacaatttttaaatttactgaaTTCCTGTTTAGTGCGGTAATAGAATTTAATAATCAAAGCCCTCAGGTGACATTTCCCCACCATCCATACCTCACCCCTCTTACTGATACGCATACTCTGGTGAAGCCGCATACTCTGGTGAAGCTGCCTTGGTACTGTTTGGCAGCTTCACGCACAGGAGCACCCAGAACACTCAGGTATGTCTTGGGAAGTGCAAGGACAGATCTCAATCCATGTGGAAAACAACCCCATAGTTCGGAAGTAAacttagctgaaatatccaaatATATTATGGAAATGTTGTGTTAGCACATGCACAGGAAATAGAAATGATTCTGTATAAGATAACCTAGAACACTAGCAATACTTTGGGGATATTAGGTATAACAGTCTAATGCAATTTTCTCCAAGGTATCATTCCATATTAtgggaaataaacaaataagagctGATCAAGGTGTGGGATATCATTAGCCTGAGAAAAGGCTAGAAAAATGGATTATACAAATGACAGCTGCAGGAGAAAATTATATTCTCCTTTCCTGAACAAATGTTAAGTGCATCCTCACTAATAAAGACTTACACACAAACTATATTACAATATACTGGTTTTCAATTTTGAATCATCTAAGTTGATTTGCAAGCTAAATTGTTGTGGAGCTATACTAGAGCTATGAAACACAGCCAATTTATACAGAAGTAAGTCGTCAGTATTGCACTTCAGAGGAGAGCTGGGAACGCAAACTACTCAT from Mastomys coucha isolate ucsf_1 unplaced genomic scaffold, UCSF_Mcou_1 pScaffold22, whole genome shotgun sequence includes:
- the LOC116069864 gene encoding uncharacterized protein LOC116069864 isoform X3, with the translated sequence MAWTQPGPAVCVRAGARGRVSLAHACPPHQCLGSGPGRRLLKASQGESQLVKESLTAWWKEVLQKTVSLPIEHFFLNISISAVQTLEENDLSWQSLRCVREHQIYVKKNLQ
- the LOC116069864 gene encoding uncharacterized protein LOC116069864 isoform X2 — protein: MAWTQPGPAVCVRAGARGRVSLAHACPPHQCLGSGPGRRLLKASQGESQLVKESLTAWWKEVLQKTVSLPIEHFFLNISISAVQTLEENDLSWQSLRCVREHQIYVKKRAQDVSWLQTFG